CGACGTCATCATCATCGCCCTCAACATCTACTGGTGGGTGATCATCGCCTCCGCGGTCCTGTCCTGGCTCGTCGCCTTCAACGTGGTGAACTACCGCAATGCCATCGTTGCCCAGATCGACCAGACCCTGCGGGCGCTGACCGAGCCGGTGCTCGGGCCGATCCGCGCGCGCATGCCCAATACCGGCGCGGTCGACCTGTCGCCGATCGTCGTCCTGCTGGGCATCATCCTGATCCAGCAGATCATCTACCGCTACGGCTATCCTTACGTGTTCTGAGGCCGATGATGACGGCCGCCCCCTACCGCCTCGCCGACCACGCCCTGCTCATCGACGTGCGGCTGACGCCGCGCGGCGGCCGTGACGCGCTGGAAACGATCGACCGGCTCGCCGATGGCCGCACCGTGGTGAAGGCGCGCGTCCGCGCGGCGCCCGAGGACGGCAAGGCCAATGCCGCCCTGGAGGACCTCGTCGCCGCCCGTTTCGGCGTGCCGAGGTCCAAGGTCAATGTCGTGCAGGGCAAGACGGCCCGCCTCAAGACGGTGGCGGTCGAAGGCGACCCGGCCGGCCTTGCCGCCCGCGCCGGACAGCTTTTCGCCGGCGCGGCGGCCGTGTTTCTCCTCGCCGGCGCGCTGCTGGCCGGCACGGCCGCACCGGCCGCGGCCCAGTTCATCGCCCGCGGCGACATCTGCACCAGCAACAACGAGTTCCTGCGCACGCGGGCCATCGTCGAGCGCGCCGGGCTCGCAGGCCCGGACAAGAGCCGGCTGGTCCGCACCCTGCGCGCGGCTCAGACCCTGGCTGAAGAAGGTTGCCCCAATCGCGACGGCTGGCTGATCCGCCGCGCCGTCGGCATGCTGAACTCGGTCAACCGGGAGGTGCGCAACCCGCCCGTGGACCTGCCGCTGTTCCTGAGGGACTGAGCCGGCGCCCGGCCTATTCGTTGCCGGTGCGCCTCAGTGCGCCGTCGACGAGCGCCGCCGGCCCCTTGTGCAGCTTCTCGGCGATGCCGTAGAGCTGCTCGCGCCTCGTCATCTCGGCCCAGACGTCGCGGGGATCGATGCCCATATCCACCCAGAGCACGGTCAGGTTGTAGAGGAGGTCGGCGCTCTCGCGCACCACCGCCTCGCGATCCCCGCAGACGGCGTCGATGGTCACCTCGGCGGCTTCCTCGACCAGCTTCTTGGCCATCTTGGACCGCCCGCCCTGCATCAGCCGGGCCGTGCGCGACTGACCGGGATCGATCTGCCGCGCCTTCAGCACTGCCTTGTGCAACCGCTCCACGACATCGGACATGGCTTAAGGATCTTTCCTGGAAATCCCCGCGAATCAGCGCGAACAATCGCCACGACGGGCAAAACCTGACACACAACAAAGGCGAGTCAATGATCGCCGCCGCGGCACTTCGCCGAGCCGGAGCCGACCATCCGGACCGCCGCGCTGGAGAATGGGGCGCCGCGGCCGTTAGGATCGGCGGGAGTGACGATTCGGCGGAGAAGAAGACATCATGTCCGCGCGCGACTGGGCCCTGCTGCTGACGCTTTCGGTGCTGTGGGGCGGCTCGTTCTTCTTCGTCAAGGTGGCGCTCACGGATCTGCCGCCGCTGACCATCGTGCTCGCCCGCGTCGGCATCGCGGCGGCCACGCTCACCGTCGTGATCAGGGTGATGGGCGAGGCCCTGCCGCGCGGCGCCAAGGCCTGGCTGACGCTCGCGGTCATGGCGCTGCTCAACAATCTCATCCCCTTTTCGCTGATCTTCTCCGGCCAGAAGGCGCTGCCCTCGGGCCTTGCCGCCATTCTCAACGCCACGACACCGCTCTTCACCGTGGTCGTCATGCATCTCTTCACATCCGACGAAAAGGCGACCCCGCCGAAGGTGGCGGGGCTCGTCCTCGGCTTTGCCGGTGTCGTGGTGCTGCTCGGGCCGGCCATCGGGGGCGCCCGAGACACACCGCTCTGGGCGCTGCTCGCCTGCCTCGCCGCGGCCTTGTCCTATGCCTTTTCCGGGCTCTGGGGCCGGCGCATCAGGCCGCTCGGCATCGCCCCGACCGTCACAGCCTGGGGCCAGGTGACGCTGACCACCGCGATGATGCTGCCGGTCGTGCTGGTGACCGACCGGCCGTGGACGCTGGCGAGCCCCGGCACCGCCACCATTCTCGCGCTGATCGGCCTCGGCGTGCTGTCGACGGCCCTCGCCTATGTGATCTTTTTCCGAATCCTGGAGAGCGCAGGCCCCACCAACCTGATGCTGGTGACCTTCCTCATCCCGGTCTCGGCGATCCTGCTCGGCAGCCTGGTCCTCGGCGAGCGCCTCGCCTGGACCCATGCCGCCGGCATGGCTCTGATCGGCCTCGGTCTTGCCGCCATCGACGGCCGGCTCTGGAAACGCCTGTTCGACCGCGCGGCATGACGCGCGGCCCAGACGGCGGCTCCGGCGCGGCCCGTCATCAGAAGCCGGCAATCTCCACCGGGCGAATGGCCTGCCCGCAGGCGCCCGGCGGCGGCTGCATCGGCTCGAGGCCGTTCCGGTTGACCCGTTCCGCCGAGCGGCGCGCCTCGCGGGCGAGCGCCGAGACGCGCGCCGCATCGAGCTTGCCATTGCGCAGGATGACATCGATGGCGACCAGGGCCTGATTGAGTTCGTCGAGCGCGTCGTGATCGGTCATGGCACTTCCCCAACATCTGCGACCATCGCCAATATTGGCCATGCAGATTTCAGCGGAGCGCCATCCATCGTAACAAATGTTGCATCTCTCGAAATATGGCGCATCGGAACGAGACAGCCCGATCCGCCGCGGTTTGGCGCGGGTGCGTGGCCATGCCAGGCGGCCGCGGCGCTCGGCGCCGGGTCGCCTGGGACAGGCAGAGGTGCGGAACGAGGGCTCAGCCCGGCTCGCAGCGTGTCGTCTTACGCACCGCCGCGTCCACCGCCCCCTTGCTATAGGGCAGCGCGGCATAGTCGCCGGTCGCCCAGCGCTCGAACAGGTCGCGATAATGGGACGAGGACGGGTCACCGGACTGGCCCGGCGTGTTGATCGCCACCGACCGGTCGAGATCGGCGAGATCGACCACCATGCGGAAGGACGAGCCCATCATGGTCCGGAAGTCGCCCGGCCGGTAGCCCGTATGCATGGGGGTCGCGCTCGACCCCGCATGGGGAATCGGTCCGACCGATCGCGCCTTGGCCTCCTCGGGCGACATCAATGCGCTCAATGGATGGTCGAACTGGGCGTGATGCAGCTTGCCCCAGGCCCAGGCCGCCGGATCCTCGCCGAGCATGGCCTTCACGTCGCGCACCGCGGCGGCGAGCGAGGCGGCGAGCAGCTTGTCGCGCCCGCCGCGCGGATCGGCGCCGAACCGTTCGTCCGGCGCTTCCAGCGCGGCCAGCGTTCCCTCGACGTCTCCCGGCACCATCAGGCGGTGCAGGTCGCGCGGCACGATGGCGTTCCACAGCGCCGGCTTCAGGTGACGGCTCCACCAGACCTCGAACAGCGCCGCCGGCGCGGAGGTCTCGAGCAGGGCATGGTCCCAGCCGGCAAAAAGCCTCAAGGCCAAAGCCACGTCGGCGTCACCTGCCGGCAGCTCCCGCGCGATCCGCGTCAGGCGCCGCGCCGGCACGGAGACGACGTCGGTCTGCAGCGCCCGAGAGGTCGTCATGCGGTGCGGCGCCTCCGCCGCCAGCACCTCCTCGATCCGGGTCGCGCGGGCCCGCTCGACCCATTCGAAACCGATCGGATGCGCCTTGTGGTCCCAGTCGGCGGGCAGGTTCATCTCGTTGGCCGAGAAGACGAAGCCGCGCGCGGGATTTTCGTCGAGCGGCATCTTCGTGCTGTCGCGGAAGCCGGCCCATTCGTAGCGGCCGTCGCCCGGCACCGGCATCAGCCCGTCCCAGTTCGGCCGTGTCGGATTGATGCCGGCCGGCATCCAGGCGACCGTGCCGGCCTTGTCGGCATAGACGAAGTTCACCGAAGGCGTGCCCCAGCGCTCCGTGCCGGCGCGGAATTCGGCGAGATTGCGGGCGCGCATCAACCGGTGGGTGCCGAGATAAGGCGCGGTGCCCGGCTCGAACCAGACCGAGCGCACCGCATAGGCGCGCCGCTTGTCCCTGTCCTCGTGGACCACGGGCCCGTGCCGGGTGAACTTCAGGCGCAGCACCTGGTCGGGGCAGCCCTTCACCTTGACGGTCTCCTCGACCGTCCGCATCCGCTCCCAGCCGTCCTTGTAGCGATAGCGGTCGGGATCATCAGGGTCGGTCTCGTAGACGTAGAGATCCTCCTGGTCGATGTAGAAGATCGTCAGCGCCCAGGCCATGGTGCCGTTATGGCCGATATGGACGCCGGGAATGCAGGGCTCGCCGGCGCCGATCACGTCGAGCCCCGGCGCCGTCAGGTGGACGAGGAAACGCAGCGAGGGCAGGCCGTGCAGCCTGTGCGGATCCGACGCCAGGATCGGCTTGCCGGTGTCGGTCCGGCTGCCATGCACGGCCCAGTTGTTCGAGCCGGTATGCTGGGCATCGAGCACGACCTCGAGAAGATCGGTGACGCCGCGCCATTTCGGCGCGTCCTCGAGCTTGGCTTCGAGCCGCTCCTTCGAGAAGGTCGCATTGGCCGCGGCAAGCTTGACCATGTCGAGCACGGCCATCGGAATGCTCGCCGGGTCGAGCCCCTCCGGCACGACCGGCGTGACCGCCGGCTCCAGCCAGCGGCGCAGGAGATCGGTGCGGTGGTCGGCCTTGGCCTGCACCTGGCAGCGCAGCACCTCGGACAGCACGTTGCGGCTCAGCGAATGGGTGCGGATGCGCGAGACATCGGCCGGGGCCCAGCGCGCCGGACGCGTGCCGGTGAGACCGAATTCGAACGGCAGGAGGCTCGGATCGGCCTCGGTCATCGCCACGAAGGCATTGATGCCTTCGGCAAAGGCCGTGAAGGTCGCCTTGGCCTCCGGGCCGTAGGCGGCAAATTCCGCGTCCTGGTCGCCGCGATAGAGGAACAGCCGCGCGGCGCGATCCTGCTCGAGATAGCCAGGGCCGAAATCCGCCGCCAGGAGGCCGAGGCCCCGCTTGCGCCACAGATCGATCTGGAACAGGCGTTCGCGGGCGGCGTGGAACCCCTGCAGGAAGAACAGGTCGTGTTCGTTCTCCGCGCGGATATGCGCGATGCCGTTCTCGTCGAGGCCGATGGAGCCGGGCGCGGTCAGGCCGGCAATCTTGAGCGTTTCTGTGTCTGTCATGTTCTGATGTCTTCGCCTTGGACGCCCCGACTGTGCCACCGCGTCGCCGCCCCGGCCAGACTTGACCGGGCGCTGATGGCCCCGCGCCGCGCGCATGCCTCGCGGCGCGATTTGGACCGGCTGGCAGGCCGTGCAAAACTCGCCGCCTGGCCGAAGCCGGACCAATGCCGGCGGCCGACCGAGGGGATATCCATGACGCGTCCTGCCGCACGTGATCGATCGGTCCGGCACCGCTTTTTCGGTCTTCTGGCCGGCCTTGTCCTGGCCCTTGCGGCGTGTCCGCCGCCGGCTGGCCAGGCGCAGACGGCCCCGCCCTTCGCGCCGGCCATCGTCTACGACCTCGGCGGACGCTTCGACAAATCCTTCAACGAGGCGGGCTATGCCGGTGCCGAACGGTTCAAGCGGGAGACCGGCATCGCCTATCGCGACTTCGAGATCCGCAACGACACCCAGCGCGAGCAGGCCCTGCGCAATTTCGCCCAGCGCGGCCAGAACCCGATCGTCTCCGTCGGCTTCTCGTTCCGCGCGGCGGTCGAAAAGGTCGCCGCCGAATTTCCCAACACCCGGTTCGTGATCATCGACAACACGGTCGCCCTGCCGAACGTCCAGAGCGTGCTGTTCAAGGAACACGAGGGTTCCTATCTCGTCGGCGTTCTCGCCGCGCTCCGCTCGCAAACCAACACGATCGGCTTTGTCGGCGGCATGGATATCCCGCTGATCCGCAAATTCGCCTGCGGCTACGTCCAGGGCGCACGCGCTGCGCGGCCGGGCATCGCCATCATCCAGAACATGACCGGCACGACCGGCCAGGCCTTCAGCGACCCGGTGCGCGGCGCCGAGCTCGCCCGCGGCCAGATCGCCCAAGGGGCCGACATCGTCTATCACGCCGCCGGCTCCACCGGCATCGGCGTGCTGCAGGCGGTGGCCGATGCCGGCAAGCTCGGCATCGGCGTCGATTCCAACCAGAACGGCCTGCATCCGGGACGCGTGCTCACCTCGATGACCAAGCAGGTCGATGTCGCCGTCTACGGCGCCTTCATGGCGGCGCGCGCCGGCACCTGGCGCCCCGGCGTCTCGGTTCTGGGCCTTGCCGAGGGCGGCGTCGACTGGGCCGACGACGCCAACAATGCCGCGCTGATCACACCCGAGATGCGCGCGGCGGTGACCCGGGCCGCCGAGGAGATTAGGATGGGCCGGTTGCAGGTCCACGACTACATGGCGACCAACAGCTGCCCGGTCCAATGAACATCACCATTCTCGGTTCAGGCGACGCTTTCGGCTCCGGCGGGCGGTTCTCCACCTGCCTGCATCTCGCGGCGAGCGATGGCACCACCATGCTGGTCGACTGCGCCGCGACGTCCATGCCCGCGCTGAACCGCGCCGGCATCGACCGCAACGCCATCTCGGCGATCCTGTTCACCCATTTCCACGGCGACCATTTCGGCGGCCTGCCGTTCTTCGTGCTCGACGCCCAGTTCGTCACGCGCCGGCGCACGCCGCTCGTCGTCGCCGGGCCGCCCGGCGTCGCGCAGCGCGCCCATGCCGCGCTGGAAGCCGCCTTTCCGGGCTCGGCGACCGCCCGGCGCGCCTTCGAGATCGACTATCTCGAGATCGCCCCGGGCCGCCCGGCGGAGGTCGCCGGCGCCGACATCGAAGCCTTCGCCATGGTCCACGACGATCGCGCCGGCCCGTGCCTCGGCTATCGCATCGCCCGCGATGGCAAGGTCTTCGCCTATTCCGGCGACACGGCCTGGACCGACACGCTGGTGCCGCTCGCCCGCGACGCCGATGCCCTGCTGATCGAGTGCTACACGGTCGACCGCAAGCTGCCGAACCATCTCGACTACGAAACGCTCGAGCAGCACCTCGGCGAACTGACGGCACGGCGCATCATCCTCACCCATATGAGCAGCGCCATGCTCGACCATGCGGGGGCGCTCGCCTGCGAGCGGGCCTATGACGGCATGGCCATCGCCCTATGACGGCAGCAGCCGCCAGTGCCGTGGCGATGACCGGCATCGACAAGCGCTTCGGTCCGGTCCATGCGGTCAGGGCCGTCGACTTCGCCGTGCCGCGCGGCACGGTGCGCGGCCTGATCGGCGAGAACGGCGCCGGCAAATCGACGCTGATGTCGATCCTCTACGGCTTCTATCAGGCTGACGCGGGCAGCATCGCCGTCGACGGCAAGCCGGTGCACATCCGCGCGCCGGCCGATGCCATCGCCGCCGGCATCGGCATGGTGCACCAGCATTTCATGCTGATCGACAGCTTCACCGTCATCGAGAACCTGATGCTGGGCGCGGAGGGCGGCCCGCTCGTCGCGCGCGGTGAGCGGGCGATGCGCGCAAGGCTTGCCGAACTCGCCCGCGATTATGGCCTCGCGGTCGACCCTGATGCGCGGATCGGCGATCTCCCCGTCGGCGTGCTGCAGCGCGTCGAGATCCTCAAGGCGCTGGTGCGCGGCGCCGACCTGCTGATCCTCGACGAGCCGACCGCGGTGCTGACACCGGCGGAAGCCGACGGCCTGTTCGCGCTGATCCGGCGGCTCGCCGGCGAGGGCAAGACCGTCATCATCGTCACCCACAAGCTGAAGGAAATCATGGCGGTCACCGACGCGGTCTCGGTGATGCGCCGTGGCGCGATGCTGGCGACGGTGAGCACCGCCGACACCTCGCCCGACGCGCTCGCCGAGCTGATGGTCGGCCGTCGCGTCGGCCTCGCGCCGACCGGCGCCGTCCGGCCCGCCGGCGCCCCGGTCCTGGAGGTCGAAGGCCTTTGCCTCACCGATGCGCGCGGGGTGGCAAGGCTCGAGGCGATCGACCTGACGGTTGCGGCCGGCGAGATCGTCGGCATTGCCGGGGTCGCAGGCAACGGCCAGAGCGAGCTTCTGGAGGTCCTCGCCGGCATGCGCCGGCCGAGCGCCGGAACCGTCAGGCTGTCGGGAGAGCCGGTCGATTGCGGCGGCCGCGACGATCCGCAGCAGCTGCGCGCCCGCGGCGTGCGCCATGTGCCCGAGGACCGGTTGCGGCGCGGTCTCGTCAAGGCTTTCGAGGCGGCCGAAAGCGCGCTCCTCGGCTATGTCGACGAGCCCGGCTTCGGCCGCGGGCCGTTCCTCGACCGCCGGGCCGTGGTGGCCGACTGCGCCGCCAAGATGGCCGCCTTCGACGTGCGCCCGACCGATCCCGGCCTCGCCACGGCGCTGTTCTCCGGCGGCAACCAGCAGAAGATCGTGCTCGCCCGCGAGATCGAACGCGCGCCTGTGCTCCTGCTGGTGGGCCAGCCGACCCGCGGCGTCGACATCGGCGCCATCGAGCAGATCCACCGCCGGCTCGCCGCGCTGCGCGCCGAGGGCAAGGCCATCCTGGTGGTTTCGACCGAGCTCGACGAGATCCTGAACCTTGCCGACCGCGTCCTGGTCATGAGCGGCGGCCGGATCATCGGCGAGCGCCGGGCGGCGACCGCCGATGAAGGCGAGATCGGCCTGATGATGGCCGGCATCGGTGGGGGCGACCCGTGAACAGGCATCATCTGCCACTCTGGCTCACCGCCGTCGCCATTCCGCTTGCCACCGTCGCCGCCGCCTTCCTCGCCGCAGGCCTGGTCGTGCTGACCATCGGCGAAAGCCCGATCGAGGCGCTCGGCATCCTGCTCGGCGGCGCGCTCGGCTCGGGCTACGGCATCGGCTACACGCTGTTCTACACGACGAGCTACATCTTCACCGGGCTTGCCGTCGCGGTCGCCTTCCATGCCGGTCATTTCAACATCGGCGGCGAAGGCCAGGCCCTGGTCGGCGGCCTCGGCGCGGCCCTGGTGGCGCTCGGCCTGCCCGGCCTGCCGGCCCCGATCCTGCTGCCCCTGGCCATCCTCGGCGCCGCGTTCGGCGGCGCCGCCTGGGCCTTCGTGCCGGCCTGGCTGCAGGCCCGGCGCGGCAGCCACATCGTCATCACCACCATCATGTTCAACCTCCTGGCCGGCACGCTCACCGTCTATCTGCTCGCCGGCCCGCTGCGCATGCCCGGCTCGATGGCCCTGGAGACGGCGCGCTTCAGCGACGCGGCGATCCTGCCCTCCTTCGCCGCCATCGCCGCCTGGTTCGGCTGGACGGCGGCGCGCTCGCCGCTCAACCTGTCGCTCGTGCTGGCGCTCGCCGCGGCCGTCGCCGTCTGGGTGCTGATCTGGCACAGCCGGCTCGGCTACCGGATCCGCACCGTCGGCGCCAATGCCGATGCCGCCATCTATGCCGGCATCTCGCCGGCCCGCATCACCCTCGTCGCGCTGATGCTGTCGGGCGGCCTGGCCGGCCTGATGGCGACCAACGAGATCCTCGGCGCCCAGGGCCGGCTGATCAACGAATTCGTCGCCGGCGCCGGCTTCGTCGGCATCGCCACAGCCCTGATGGGACGGGCGCACCCCTATGGCATCGTGCTCGCCAGCCTGCTGTTCGGCGTGCTCGCGCAGGGCGGCGCCGAGCTTGCCCTCGAAAAGCCGAG
This portion of the bacterium YEK0313 genome encodes:
- a CDS encoding YGGT family protein; amino-acid sequence: MKAIFDVIIIALNIYWWVIIASAVLSWLVAFNVVNYRNAIVAQIDQTLRALTEPVLGPIRARMPNTGAVDLSPIVVLLGIILIQQIIYRYGYPYVF
- the hisE_1 gene encoding Phosphoribosyl-ATP pyrophosphatase: MSDVVERLHKAVLKARQIDPGQSRTARLMQGGRSKMAKKLVEEAAEVTIDAVCGDREAVVRESADLLYNLTVLWVDMGIDPRDVWAEMTRREQLYGIAEKLHKGPAALVDGALRRTGNE
- the yedA_1 gene encoding putative inner membrane transporter YedA — translated: MSARDWALLLTLSVLWGGSFFFVKVALTDLPPLTIVLARVGIAAATLTVVIRVMGEALPRGAKAWLTLAVMALLNNLIPFSLIFSGQKALPSGLAAILNATTPLFTVVVMHLFTSDEKATPPKVAGLVLGFAGVVVLLGPAIGGARDTPLWALLACLAAALSYAFSGLWGRRIRPLGIAPTVTAWGQVTLTTAMMLPVVLVTDRPWTLASPGTATILALIGLGVLSTALAYVIFFRILESAGPTNLMLVTFLIPVSAILLGSLVLGERLAWTHAAGMALIGLGLAAIDGRLWKRLFDRAA
- the quiP_1 gene encoding Acyl-homoserine lactone acylase QuiP precursor yields the protein MTDTETLKIAGLTAPGSIGLDENGIAHIRAENEHDLFFLQGFHAARERLFQIDLWRKRGLGLLAADFGPGYLEQDRAARLFLYRGDQDAEFAAYGPEAKATFTAFAEGINAFVAMTEADPSLLPFEFGLTGTRPARWAPADVSRIRTHSLSRNVLSEVLRCQVQAKADHRTDLLRRWLEPAVTPVVPEGLDPASIPMAVLDMVKLAAANATFSKERLEAKLEDAPKWRGVTDLLEVVLDAQHTGSNNWAVHGSRTDTGKPILASDPHRLHGLPSLRFLVHLTAPGLDVIGAGEPCIPGVHIGHNGTMAWALTIFYIDQEDLYVYETDPDDPDRYRYKDGWERMRTVEETVKVKGCPDQVLRLKFTRHGPVVHEDRDKRRAYAVRSVWFEPGTAPYLGTHRLMRARNLAEFRAGTERWGTPSVNFVYADKAGTVAWMPAGINPTRPNWDGLMPVPGDGRYEWAGFRDSTKMPLDENPARGFVFSANEMNLPADWDHKAHPIGFEWVERARATRIEEVLAAEAPHRMTTSRALQTDVVSVPARRLTRIARELPAGDADVALALRLFAGWDHALLETSAPAALFEVWWSRHLKPALWNAIVPRDLHRLMVPGDVEGTLAALEAPDERFGADPRGGRDKLLAASLAAAVRDVKAMLGEDPAAWAWGKLHHAQFDHPLSALMSPEEAKARSVGPIPHAGSSATPMHTGYRPGDFRTMMGSSFRMVVDLADLDRSVAINTPGQSGDPSSSHYRDLFERWATGDYAALPYSKGAVDAAVRKTTRCEPG
- the tmpC gene encoding Membrane lipoprotein TmpC precursor, whose amino-acid sequence is MTRPAARDRSVRHRFFGLLAGLVLALAACPPPAGQAQTAPPFAPAIVYDLGGRFDKSFNEAGYAGAERFKRETGIAYRDFEIRNDTQREQALRNFAQRGQNPIVSVGFSFRAAVEKVAAEFPNTRFVIIDNTVALPNVQSVLFKEHEGSYLVGVLAALRSQTNTIGFVGGMDIPLIRKFACGYVQGARAARPGIAIIQNMTGTTGQAFSDPVRGAELARGQIAQGADIVYHAAGSTGIGVLQAVADAGKLGIGVDSNQNGLHPGRVLTSMTKQVDVAVYGAFMAARAGTWRPGVSVLGLAEGGVDWADDANNAALITPEMRAAVTRAAEEIRMGRLQVHDYMATNSCPVQ
- the rbn gene encoding Ribonuclease BN gives rise to the protein MNITILGSGDAFGSGGRFSTCLHLAASDGTTMLVDCAATSMPALNRAGIDRNAISAILFTHFHGDHFGGLPFFVLDAQFVTRRRTPLVVAGPPGVAQRAHAALEAAFPGSATARRAFEIDYLEIAPGRPAEVAGADIEAFAMVHDDRAGPCLGYRIARDGKVFAYSGDTAWTDTLVPLARDADALLIECYTVDRKLPNHLDYETLEQHLGELTARRIILTHMSSAMLDHAGALACERAYDGMAIAL
- the rbsA_1 gene encoding Ribose import ATP-binding protein RbsA, producing the protein MTAAAASAVAMTGIDKRFGPVHAVRAVDFAVPRGTVRGLIGENGAGKSTLMSILYGFYQADAGSIAVDGKPVHIRAPADAIAAGIGMVHQHFMLIDSFTVIENLMLGAEGGPLVARGERAMRARLAELARDYGLAVDPDARIGDLPVGVLQRVEILKALVRGADLLILDEPTAVLTPAEADGLFALIRRLAGEGKTVIIVTHKLKEIMAVTDAVSVMRRGAMLATVSTADTSPDALAELMVGRRVGLAPTGAVRPAGAPVLEVEGLCLTDARGVARLEAIDLTVAAGEIVGIAGVAGNGQSELLEVLAGMRRPSAGTVRLSGEPVDCGGRDDPQQLRARGVRHVPEDRLRRGLVKAFEAAESALLGYVDEPGFGRGPFLDRRAVVADCAAKMAAFDVRPTDPGLATALFSGGNQQKIVLAREIERAPVLLLVGQPTRGVDIGAIEQIHRRLAALRAEGKAILVVSTELDEILNLADRVLVMSGGRIIGERRAATADEGEIGLMMAGIGGGDP
- a CDS encoding D-allose transporter subunit: MNRHHLPLWLTAVAIPLATVAAAFLAAGLVVLTIGESPIEALGILLGGALGSGYGIGYTLFYTTSYIFTGLAVAVAFHAGHFNIGGEGQALVGGLGAALVALGLPGLPAPILLPLAILGAAFGGAAWAFVPAWLQARRGSHIVITTIMFNLLAGTLTVYLLAGPLRMPGSMALETARFSDAAILPSFAAIAAWFGWTAARSPLNLSLVLALAAAVAVWVLIWHSRLGYRIRTVGANADAAIYAGISPARITLVALMLSGGLAGLMATNEILGAQGRLINEFVAGAGFVGIATALMGRAHPYGIVLASLLFGVLAQGGAELALEKPRIPREMIVVIQGFVILFAGALENLFADRLTMLYRRLTRGSD